One genomic window of Eggerthella timonensis includes the following:
- a CDS encoding helix-turn-helix domain-containing protein codes for MVTVADIIALPAFKNVELVAPCEGAERREVRNVGILDCPPDYNEYSVYVAGELILTNLGFAFGNPGMAEKSLLAMLRRDVAAIAIKTVYEPPISDAVRKESTARGVPLYLYDGAYHETVAYQSLDLLQRDRDELDKGKALDELLTAHDGDQVRTRLSALVGATGSKLQCFAFALRAGDPCSFYAMLDSVSSELAAVRDGCAAVESSSVCRYREHILAFVSYGSASDEEQAAAERRCIAVASMEGNLHCGVSEAVHLSDGDLAIRQALAAAASAQRHGDQLARWSGLHLSAFANAARYDRLFMSASELYRSMLATYDEEHGTELVRTAEALVNWHGDVKVIAEELHQHPNTVRYRMRKMKAVLGIPHEDDKVFISLLSLVFLPEFE; via the coding sequence GTGGTTACCGTTGCGGACATCATCGCATTGCCGGCGTTCAAGAACGTGGAGCTCGTCGCCCCCTGCGAGGGGGCCGAGCGGCGCGAGGTGCGCAACGTGGGCATCCTCGACTGCCCTCCCGATTACAACGAGTACAGCGTGTACGTGGCGGGCGAGCTCATCCTCACGAACCTCGGGTTCGCGTTCGGCAACCCCGGCATGGCCGAGAAGTCGCTGTTGGCCATGTTGCGCCGCGACGTGGCCGCCATCGCCATCAAAACCGTGTACGAGCCTCCCATCAGCGACGCGGTGCGCAAGGAGAGCACGGCGCGCGGGGTGCCGCTCTACCTGTACGACGGCGCCTACCACGAGACGGTGGCGTACCAATCGCTCGACCTGCTGCAGCGCGACCGCGACGAGCTGGACAAGGGCAAGGCCCTCGACGAGCTGCTGACCGCCCACGATGGCGACCAGGTGCGCACGCGGCTGAGCGCGCTCGTGGGCGCGACAGGCTCGAAGCTGCAGTGCTTCGCGTTCGCGCTGCGCGCGGGCGACCCGTGCTCGTTCTACGCCATGCTCGACTCCGTGTCTTCGGAGCTGGCGGCGGTGAGGGACGGATGCGCGGCCGTGGAGTCGTCCAGCGTGTGCCGCTATCGCGAGCATATCCTGGCGTTCGTGTCCTACGGCTCGGCCAGCGACGAGGAGCAGGCGGCCGCCGAGCGCCGATGCATCGCCGTGGCCTCCATGGAAGGCAACCTGCATTGCGGCGTGAGCGAGGCGGTGCACCTGAGCGACGGCGATCTGGCCATCCGTCAGGCGCTTGCCGCCGCGGCGAGCGCGCAGCGCCATGGCGACCAGCTTGCGCGCTGGTCGGGGCTGCACCTGTCCGCGTTCGCGAACGCCGCTCGCTACGACCGCCTGTTCATGAGCGCGAGCGAGCTGTACCGCTCGATGCTGGCCACCTACGACGAGGAGCACGGCACCGAGCTCGTGCGCACGGCCGAGGCGCTGGTGAACTGGCACGGCGACGTGAAGGTCATCGCCGAGGAGCTGCACCAGCATCCCAACACCGTTCGCTACCGCATGCGCAAGATGAAGGCCGTGCTGGGCATCCCCCACGAGGACGACAAGGTGTTCATCAGCCTGCTCAGCCTCGTGTTCCTGCCCGAGTTCGAGTGA
- the argF gene encoding ornithine carbamoyltransferase, producing the protein MTDSVFQGRSLLSTRDYTKDELTYLIGFAEHLKDLKQRNVEHRYLAGKNIALLFEKTSTRTRAAFTTACIDLGAHPEYLGKNDIQLGKKETVRDTALVLGSMFDGIEFRGFKQEHVEDLAKYSGVPVWNGLTDKEHPTQMLADFMTMKENFGKLEGLTLAYCGQGRNNVQNSLMITSAILGVNYYNATPAELEPDPAIIELAQAFAAESGAIITVTNDPVEAVENADAIYTNVWAAMGEESQFAERVKLMSPYQVNAELLSHVKNPNYIFLHCLPAFHNAETEYAADMAERFGVKEMEVTDEVFYSDHGRQFQQAENRMHTIKAIMAATLGDLYIPRV; encoded by the coding sequence ATGACCGATTCCGTATTCCAGGGACGCAGCCTCCTCTCCACGAGGGACTACACGAAAGACGAGCTGACGTACCTCATCGGGTTCGCCGAGCACCTCAAGGATCTGAAGCAGCGCAACGTCGAGCACCGCTACCTCGCGGGCAAGAACATCGCGTTGCTGTTCGAGAAGACGTCCACCCGCACCCGCGCCGCGTTCACCACGGCCTGCATCGATCTGGGCGCGCACCCCGAGTACCTGGGCAAGAACGACATCCAGCTGGGCAAGAAGGAGACGGTGCGCGACACCGCGCTCGTGCTGGGCAGCATGTTCGATGGCATCGAGTTCCGCGGCTTCAAGCAGGAGCACGTCGAGGACCTCGCGAAGTACTCCGGCGTGCCGGTGTGGAACGGCCTCACCGACAAGGAGCATCCCACGCAGATGCTGGCCGACTTCATGACGATGAAAGAGAACTTCGGCAAGCTGGAGGGCCTCACGCTGGCCTACTGCGGCCAGGGACGCAACAACGTGCAGAACTCCCTCATGATCACGAGCGCCATCCTGGGTGTGAACTACTACAACGCCACGCCGGCCGAGCTCGAGCCCGATCCGGCCATCATCGAGCTGGCGCAGGCCTTCGCCGCCGAGAGCGGCGCCATCATCACGGTGACGAACGACCCGGTGGAGGCCGTGGAGAACGCCGACGCCATCTACACGAACGTGTGGGCGGCCATGGGCGAGGAGTCCCAGTTCGCCGAGCGCGTGAAGCTCATGTCGCCCTACCAGGTGAACGCCGAGCTGCTGTCGCACGTGAAGAACCCGAACTACATCTTCCTGCACTGCCTGCCGGCCTTCCACAACGCCGAGACCGAGTACGCCGCCGACATGGCCGAGCGCTTTGGCGTGAAGGAGATGGAGGTCACCGACGAGGTGTTCTACTCCGACCACGGCCGCCAGTTCCAGCAGGCCGAGAACCGCATGCACACCATCAAGGCGATCATGGCGGCCACTCTGGGCGATCTGTACATCCCCCGCGTCTAA
- a CDS encoding amidohydrolase, giving the protein MTTLFHNATFYTMVAEGDRAEAIVVDDNGALAFVGSLDEARRQAPGAETVDLEGATVLPGFIDPHGHFGGSMQYVLYADLSLCTSFEDIQRVIREFVAERNVGPDGVVMATGYDQNELVEGRHPDKNVLDAVSTEVPILAVHASNHMAVANSLLLDMAGIDASTPDPEGGRYGRVAGTQEPDGYAEEPAAVNALYAITQPRMNLDLNAIADDMQLVYLENGITTCQDGATPASLAGLLCGMAEGGKLKLDVVSYPMHGEDVDAMLEQYAAFDGPTYRGHLRIGGLKMFLDGSPQGMTAWMTEPYVSGPEGEDDWVAYGTMTDEDAIAFAKKAIDGGHQLLCHTNGDAAGDQLLRVYAAALEASDNPRKHELRPVMIHCQMMRPDQYERMPELHMVPSIFASHIWYWGDVHLKNFGPVRGGRISACGDALRAGLPFTLHTDTPVLRPNLLEAAWCAVNRVTKKGVQLDEDQKIDVYDAMRAITVNGAYQYGEEDRKGTLEAGKLADLAVLDRDPFTISPADLRDVRVLATIKEGERVYG; this is encoded by the coding sequence ATGACCACGCTTTTCCACAACGCAACCTTCTACACGATGGTCGCCGAGGGCGATCGGGCCGAGGCGATCGTCGTCGACGACAACGGCGCCCTCGCGTTCGTCGGCTCGCTCGACGAGGCCCGCCGCCAGGCCCCGGGCGCCGAAACCGTCGACCTCGAGGGAGCCACCGTGCTGCCCGGCTTCATCGATCCGCACGGTCACTTCGGCGGCTCCATGCAGTACGTCCTGTACGCCGACCTGTCGCTATGCACCTCGTTCGAGGATATCCAGCGCGTCATCCGGGAGTTCGTCGCCGAGCGCAACGTGGGCCCCGACGGCGTGGTCATGGCCACCGGCTACGATCAGAACGAGCTGGTCGAGGGGCGCCATCCCGACAAGAACGTGCTCGACGCCGTGTCCACCGAGGTGCCCATCCTAGCCGTGCACGCCTCGAACCACATGGCCGTGGCGAACAGCCTGCTGCTCGACATGGCGGGCATCGACGCGTCCACCCCCGACCCCGAAGGCGGACGCTACGGACGCGTGGCCGGCACGCAGGAGCCCGATGGCTACGCCGAAGAGCCCGCGGCCGTGAACGCCTTGTACGCCATCACGCAGCCGCGGATGAACCTCGACCTCAACGCCATCGCCGACGACATGCAGCTCGTGTACCTCGAGAACGGCATCACCACCTGCCAGGACGGCGCCACCCCCGCATCGTTGGCCGGGCTCCTGTGCGGCATGGCCGAGGGCGGAAAGCTCAAGCTGGACGTGGTGTCCTACCCCATGCACGGCGAGGACGTGGACGCCATGCTGGAGCAGTACGCGGCCTTCGACGGCCCGACGTACCGGGGGCACCTGCGCATCGGAGGCCTCAAGATGTTCCTGGACGGCTCGCCTCAGGGCATGACCGCGTGGATGACCGAGCCCTACGTCAGCGGCCCCGAAGGCGAGGACGACTGGGTGGCGTACGGCACGATGACCGACGAGGACGCCATCGCCTTCGCGAAGAAGGCCATCGACGGCGGGCACCAACTGCTGTGCCACACGAACGGCGACGCGGCCGGCGACCAGCTGCTGCGCGTGTACGCCGCCGCGCTCGAAGCGTCCGACAACCCGCGCAAGCACGAGCTGCGCCCCGTGATGATCCACTGCCAGATGATGCGCCCCGACCAGTACGAGCGCATGCCCGAGCTGCACATGGTGCCGTCCATTTTCGCGTCGCACATCTGGTACTGGGGCGACGTCCATCTCAAGAACTTCGGGCCCGTGCGCGGCGGCCGCATCAGCGCGTGCGGCGACGCCCTGCGCGCCGGCCTGCCCTTCACGCTGCACACCGATACCCCCGTGCTGCGCCCGAACCTGCTCGAGGCCGCCTGGTGCGCCGTGAACCGCGTGACAAAGAAGGGCGTCCAACTCGACGAGGACCAGAAGATCGACGTGTACGACGCCATGCGCGCCATCACGGTGAACGGCGCCTACCAGTACGGCGAAGAGGACCGCAAGGGCACGCTGGAAGCCGGCAAGCTGGCCGACCTGGCCGTCCTCGACCGCGACCCCTTCACCATCTCCCCCGCCGACCTCCGCGACGTGCGCGTGCTCGCCACCATCAAGGAAGGCGAGCGGGTCTACGGGTAA
- a CDS encoding hydroxyacid dehydrogenase, producing MKVLICDHPDSMMPDHTLETETLRAGLGADVEVEVYEYEDGKRDEFYEHMADADALLTAFVTVDAEAFAHAPKLKVVSLNSTGYDQVDLEEATKRGIGVCPIGEYCTWDVSESAIAYMNALNKHFKFYQKEIDERHKWDYAAAPQWPRLEDQVLGIVGFGKIGKCTAEKASGLVKRVIACDPNVDDVAFAERGVTRVSKGELLEQADIIVNHMCLTDDNVHYFDEAAFDAMARRPIFINLGRGLCVDEEALVAALDAGKLRAFGTDVLYDETPDLATNKLVGRDNVIITPHSAFYSTTAIEDLERLSCENIVHFLKGEKERVFKLVNEV from the coding sequence ATGAAGGTTTTGATTTGCGACCATCCCGACTCCATGATGCCCGACCACACGCTGGAAACCGAGACCCTGCGAGCGGGTCTCGGTGCCGACGTGGAGGTTGAGGTGTACGAGTACGAGGACGGCAAGCGCGACGAGTTCTACGAGCATATGGCCGATGCCGACGCGCTGCTCACGGCGTTCGTCACGGTGGACGCCGAGGCTTTCGCCCACGCGCCGAAGCTCAAGGTGGTGTCGCTGAACTCCACGGGATACGACCAGGTGGACTTGGAGGAGGCTACGAAGCGCGGCATCGGCGTGTGCCCTATCGGCGAGTACTGCACGTGGGACGTGTCGGAAAGCGCCATCGCGTACATGAACGCGCTCAACAAGCACTTCAAGTTCTACCAGAAGGAGATCGACGAGCGCCACAAGTGGGATTATGCCGCCGCTCCGCAGTGGCCGCGCCTGGAGGACCAGGTGTTGGGTATCGTCGGGTTCGGCAAGATCGGGAAGTGTACGGCCGAGAAAGCTTCGGGCCTGGTGAAGCGCGTGATCGCGTGCGATCCGAACGTGGACGACGTGGCGTTCGCCGAGCGCGGCGTGACGCGCGTGAGCAAGGGCGAGCTGTTGGAGCAGGCCGACATCATCGTGAACCACATGTGCCTGACCGACGACAACGTGCACTACTTCGACGAGGCGGCGTTCGACGCCATGGCGCGCCGTCCCATCTTCATCAACCTGGGTCGCGGCCTGTGCGTGGACGAGGAGGCGCTCGTGGCGGCGCTCGACGCGGGCAAGCTGCGCGCGTTCGGCACCGACGTGCTGTACGACGAGACGCCCGATTTGGCCACGAACAAGCTGGTGGGACGCGACAACGTGATCATCACGCCGCACTCCGCGTTCTACTCGACCACGGCCATCGAGGACTTGGAGCGTCTGAGCTGCGAGAACATCGTCCACTTCCTGAAGGGGGAGAAAGAGCGGGTGTTCAAGCTGGTCAACGAGGTGTAG
- a CDS encoding sodium:solute symporter produces the protein MVLSPIDYIIIALYFIVIVAIGFIAARFAKTKEDYLVAGRRLSFPLFFGCMAALTLGGGSTIGSAQLGYEFGFGGIWLNLSIGLGLVAAGFLVTSKLSKLRALSVNEVVESSYGPVARVFSSALTLIYTLTLSVVQVISIGTIINGVTGIDATLSMLVGGGIVILYTFVGGMWSVTMTDIVQFVVKTVGILILAPIFCISAAGGWDALVSKVPETYLSVGSMGFDKSFAYLVLYVPGLIIGQDIWQRIFTAKNEKVSKAGTVCAGVYSVFYALATVVIGMSVFVLLPHLDNPQNAFVVGVSTFLPVGVRGLILAAAMAATMSVSSGTILASSTILYNDLYVRFVRPRMAERATHLKEVTITRLFALLIGVVVMVCSLWINDVLVGIDLCYGYLSGCVFVPLVASFVLKRFSPKAGLYALGVSTVVVTACFVVVGTASSVPIVAGMASGFAAYAAANLLSKQKVPSPFE, from the coding sequence ATGGTTCTATCGCCTATCGACTACATCATCATCGCGTTGTACTTCATCGTCATCGTCGCCATCGGCTTCATCGCGGCACGGTTCGCGAAAACGAAGGAAGACTACCTCGTGGCCGGCAGACGGTTGTCGTTTCCCCTGTTCTTCGGGTGCATGGCTGCGCTCACCTTGGGCGGCGGCTCCACCATCGGCAGCGCCCAGCTGGGCTACGAGTTCGGGTTCGGCGGCATCTGGCTCAACCTGAGCATCGGCCTGGGGCTCGTCGCGGCCGGCTTCCTCGTGACGAGCAAGCTGTCGAAGCTGCGCGCCCTCAGCGTGAACGAAGTGGTGGAGAGCAGCTACGGCCCGGTCGCGCGCGTGTTCAGCTCGGCGCTCACGCTCATCTACACGCTCACGCTGAGCGTGGTGCAGGTCATCTCCATCGGAACCATCATCAACGGCGTGACAGGCATCGATGCCACGCTGTCCATGCTGGTGGGAGGCGGCATCGTCATCCTGTACACGTTCGTGGGCGGCATGTGGTCGGTCACCATGACCGACATCGTGCAGTTCGTCGTGAAAACGGTGGGCATCCTCATCCTGGCCCCCATCTTCTGCATTTCGGCCGCCGGCGGCTGGGACGCCCTCGTCAGCAAGGTGCCCGAGACGTACCTGTCGGTGGGCAGCATGGGCTTCGACAAGAGCTTCGCCTACCTCGTGCTGTACGTTCCCGGGCTCATCATCGGCCAGGACATCTGGCAGCGCATCTTCACCGCGAAGAACGAGAAGGTGTCGAAGGCGGGCACCGTGTGCGCAGGCGTCTACAGTGTCTTCTACGCGCTGGCCACCGTCGTCATCGGCATGAGCGTGTTCGTGCTGCTGCCGCACCTGGACAACCCGCAGAACGCGTTCGTGGTGGGCGTGTCCACGTTTTTGCCCGTCGGGGTGCGCGGGCTCATCCTGGCGGCGGCGATGGCGGCCACGATGTCGGTATCGAGCGGCACGATTTTGGCGTCGTCCACCATCCTGTACAACGACCTGTACGTGCGCTTCGTTCGCCCGCGGATGGCCGAGCGTGCGACGCACCTCAAGGAAGTGACTATCACGCGCCTGTTCGCCCTGCTCATCGGCGTGGTGGTGATGGTATGCTCGCTGTGGATCAACGACGTGCTGGTGGGCATCGACCTCTGCTACGGCTATCTGTCGGGCTGCGTGTTCGTACCGCTCGTGGCCAGCTTCGTGCTCAAGAGGTTCAGCCCGAAGGCGGGGCTCTACGCGCTCGGCGTGAGCACCGTGGTGGTGACGGCGTGCTTCGTCGTCGTAGGAACGGCGAGCTCCGTCCCCATCGTGGCGGGCATGGCTTCCGGCTTCGCGGCGTACGCGGCGGCGAACCTCCTCAGCAAGCAGAAGGTGCCCTCGCCGTTCGAGTGA
- a CDS encoding MFS transporter: MKQNNPAASKEGGVEKFLVLPILVLIMAQMGTSGDNGALGLANTELVNILGATTPDIQLANMVYSLMAGAFMIAGGLVGTIIGWRKNFRMGAALCAAGELVMALSPNMTVFIWGGRILVGFGASFMIPSVLGLIPHIYHGKNRMLAFGCIGAASGLSAFLPLFLGIIMQMGGFRVTYGVLAVYFVLVLVMSLKIPAIEKSQEKLKFDGLGTGLAAVGLFLFLIGLSRISAWGLIEPFADCPFTIFGISPALPMAALGLIVLVVLVFVEKRVEAKNGIALIPQSFLKTPQVRAGLIASAITFFFMGLQAILLSPYLQLVAGWSPMLMGVSALAVGIPTFLFSMGIPKFMPNANPRRVIQIGYCVMALAFIPMGLSLQGSTVTPLMWVGLAVAGAGAGIVSSHTNNIVALAVNERDASQSGGIQTTMRNVGQAIGVAAVGAVLLFGITSNITSAMEANPTITPAVREAVSERNLTLMGDSQFEQAIADIPMTDAEKAELVAINSQARVNSTITGYGVSAVVILAGLITTRWITVFKKEEEGAPAAAAAPAATDDEELAPTPV, from the coding sequence ATGAAACAGAACAACCCCGCAGCATCGAAGGAAGGGGGCGTCGAGAAGTTTCTCGTCCTGCCCATCCTGGTGCTCATCATGGCCCAGATGGGGACGTCGGGTGACAACGGCGCGCTCGGCCTGGCCAACACCGAGCTCGTTAACATCCTCGGCGCCACCACGCCCGACATCCAGCTGGCCAACATGGTGTACTCGCTCATGGCCGGCGCGTTCATGATCGCCGGCGGGCTCGTGGGCACCATCATCGGCTGGCGCAAGAACTTCCGCATGGGCGCCGCGCTGTGCGCAGCGGGCGAGCTGGTCATGGCGCTGTCGCCGAACATGACGGTCTTCATCTGGGGAGGCCGTATCCTCGTCGGATTCGGAGCCAGCTTCATGATCCCCTCGGTGCTGGGCCTCATCCCCCACATCTACCATGGCAAGAACCGCATGCTCGCATTCGGCTGCATCGGCGCCGCATCGGGCCTCTCGGCGTTTCTGCCGCTGTTCCTCGGCATCATCATGCAGATGGGCGGCTTCCGCGTCACCTACGGCGTGCTGGCCGTGTACTTCGTGCTCGTGCTGGTCATGTCGCTGAAGATCCCGGCCATCGAGAAGTCGCAGGAGAAGCTCAAGTTCGACGGCCTGGGCACCGGCCTTGCAGCCGTGGGCCTGTTCCTGTTCCTCATCGGCCTGTCCCGCATCTCGGCTTGGGGCCTCATCGAGCCGTTCGCGGACTGCCCCTTCACCATCTTCGGCATCTCGCCGGCCCTGCCGATGGCGGCGCTCGGCCTCATCGTCCTCGTCGTGCTCGTGTTCGTGGAGAAGCGCGTCGAGGCGAAGAACGGCATCGCCCTGATCCCCCAGTCGTTCCTCAAGACCCCTCAGGTGCGCGCCGGCCTCATCGCTTCGGCCATCACGTTCTTCTTCATGGGCCTGCAGGCCATCCTGCTGTCGCCCTACCTGCAGCTCGTCGCCGGATGGTCGCCCATGCTCATGGGCGTGTCCGCTCTGGCCGTCGGCATCCCCACGTTCCTCTTCTCGATGGGCATCCCCAAGTTCATGCCCAACGCCAACCCGCGCCGCGTCATCCAGATCGGCTACTGCGTCATGGCGCTGGCCTTCATCCCCATGGGCTTGTCGCTGCAGGGCAGCACCGTCACGCCGCTCATGTGGGTGGGCCTGGCCGTAGCCGGTGCCGGCGCCGGCATCGTGAGCTCGCACACGAACAACATCGTGGCGCTTGCCGTGAACGAGCGCGACGCCTCGCAGTCCGGCGGCATCCAGACCACCATGCGCAACGTTGGCCAGGCCATCGGCGTGGCGGCCGTCGGCGCGGTGCTGCTGTTCGGCATCACTTCGAACATCACGTCCGCCATGGAAGCCAACCCGACCATCACCCCCGCCGTGCGCGAGGCCGTGTCCGAACGCAACCTCACGCTGATGGGCGACTCTCAGTTCGAGCAGGCCATCGCCGACATCCCCATGACCGACGCCGAGAAGGCCGAGCTCGTGGCCATCAACTCCCAGGCCCGCGTCAACTCCACCATCACGGGCTACGGCGTGTCTGCCGTGGTCATCCTCGCAGGCCTCATCACCACGCGCTGGATCACCGTGTTCAAGAAGGAAGAGGAAGGCGCTCCTGCCGCTGCAGCGGCACCGGCAGCGACCGACGACGAGGAGCTTGCCCCCACGCCCGTCTGA
- a CDS encoding dimethylarginine dimethylaminohydrolase family protein codes for MAEEKVYVSNATNTLKKVMMCSPRYYQFNGINVITAEWMKKGDQEKNDVMVAEWQMLVDAYKANGIEVVEVEARPEFEVMTFARDYGCMIKEGAVIGHFRHPVRQVEAVAYENKLKEMGVPIVARVNAGCMEGGDFWMIDEHTLAWGQVDRTDQAGVDNLRDQLQKFGYTVVGVPCPPDNLHLDMIFNIVAPQVALACIDQLPYNFLQMLKRRNFELIPVASEDMYKHGCNVQCIGDGKVIAIEKNKHINDKMRALGLDVIDVPLDQILHAGGGPHCLTQPIERP; via the coding sequence ATGGCTGAAGAGAAAGTGTACGTGTCCAACGCGACGAACACCCTGAAGAAAGTGATGATGTGCTCGCCGCGCTACTACCAGTTCAACGGCATCAACGTGATCACCGCCGAGTGGATGAAGAAGGGCGACCAGGAGAAGAACGACGTCATGGTGGCCGAGTGGCAGATGCTCGTGGACGCCTACAAGGCCAACGGCATCGAGGTCGTGGAAGTGGAGGCGCGCCCCGAGTTCGAGGTGATGACGTTCGCCCGCGACTACGGCTGCATGATCAAGGAAGGCGCCGTGATCGGCCACTTCCGCCATCCGGTTCGCCAGGTCGAGGCCGTGGCGTACGAGAACAAGCTCAAGGAGATGGGCGTTCCCATCGTGGCGCGCGTGAACGCGGGCTGCATGGAGGGCGGCGACTTCTGGATGATCGACGAGCACACGCTGGCATGGGGCCAGGTGGACCGCACCGACCAGGCTGGCGTCGACAACCTGCGCGACCAGCTGCAGAAGTTCGGCTACACCGTGGTGGGCGTGCCGTGCCCGCCGGACAACCTGCACCTCGACATGATCTTCAACATCGTGGCCCCGCAGGTGGCGCTGGCTTGCATCGACCAGCTTCCCTACAACTTCCTGCAGATGCTCAAGCGTCGCAACTTCGAGCTGATCCCCGTGGCTAGCGAGGACATGTACAAGCACGGCTGCAACGTGCAGTGCATCGGCGACGGCAAGGTCATCGCCATCGAGAAGAACAAGCATATCAACGACAAGATGCGCGCGTTGGGCCTGGACGTGATCGACGTGCCGCTCGACCAGATCCTGCATGCGGGCGGCGGCCCCCACTGCCTCACGCAGCCCATCGAGCGTCCGTAA
- a CDS encoding YfcC family protein, which translates to MSDNEPVKGKKKFKMPNTYVILFGVICFIAVLSWFVPGGAYELNANGDAISGTYHIVESNPQGLWDVFMAPITGMLGSGAISGAIAISLTILLFGSFLEMMEETGAVKTALKRITMKNQNNMHLLIGILVCLMSFLGTLEGAYEEGIVYFLMFVPVILALGLDTVVAIMIVVLGTQAGCLASTVNPFATGIASGIAGISAGDGMGMRVLMLVVFTGLVIFIINRYADKVKAHPEKSVQFFRRKQDLIEFPVSTNENLELSGRQKGVLAIFVLTFAIMVVGCVPWTSINPDWTFFEQFVAWIGVTPVLREVLGSDITPFGSWYFPEIAMLVMVMTLLAGIVMRYKADKIIDTLIKGAAGLVSTAFVVPLARGIQVVMDGGQITPTILHMCESTLSALPPVAFVIVALICYFLIACLIPSSTGLAAATMGIMAALSQFAGVDVAIMVTIYCMALGLAKMISPTSIVVMTCTSAAHMSYGDWVKKAAPIVGFLFLVCCVFLTVAVML; encoded by the coding sequence ATGTCAGACAACGAGCCCGTGAAGGGCAAGAAGAAATTCAAGATGCCGAACACGTACGTCATTCTGTTCGGGGTCATCTGCTTCATCGCCGTGCTCAGCTGGTTCGTGCCGGGCGGCGCATACGAGCTGAACGCCAACGGCGACGCTATTTCGGGGACGTACCACATCGTCGAATCCAATCCCCAGGGATTGTGGGACGTGTTCATGGCGCCTATCACGGGCATGCTGGGCTCGGGCGCCATCAGCGGCGCCATCGCCATCTCGCTCACCATTCTGCTGTTCGGCAGCTTCCTCGAGATGATGGAGGAAACCGGTGCGGTGAAGACGGCGCTCAAGCGCATCACCATGAAGAACCAGAACAACATGCATCTGCTCATCGGCATCCTCGTGTGCCTCATGTCGTTCCTCGGCACCTTGGAAGGCGCCTACGAGGAGGGCATCGTGTACTTCCTCATGTTCGTGCCGGTGATCCTGGCGCTGGGGCTCGACACCGTGGTGGCCATCATGATCGTGGTGCTGGGCACGCAGGCCGGCTGCCTGGCCTCGACCGTGAACCCGTTCGCCACGGGAATCGCGTCAGGCATCGCGGGCATCTCGGCCGGCGACGGCATGGGCATGCGCGTGCTGATGCTCGTGGTGTTCACGGGGCTCGTCATCTTCATCATCAATCGCTACGCCGACAAGGTGAAGGCGCATCCCGAGAAGTCGGTCCAGTTCTTCCGTCGCAAGCAAGATCTCATCGAGTTCCCGGTTTCCACCAACGAGAACCTGGAGCTGTCGGGCCGTCAGAAGGGCGTGCTGGCCATCTTCGTGCTCACGTTCGCCATCATGGTGGTGGGGTGCGTGCCGTGGACGTCCATCAACCCGGACTGGACGTTCTTCGAGCAGTTCGTCGCGTGGATCGGCGTCACGCCGGTGCTGCGCGAGGTGCTGGGCAGCGACATCACGCCGTTCGGCTCGTGGTACTTCCCCGAGATCGCCATGCTCGTGATGGTGATGACGCTGCTCGCGGGCATCGTCATGCGCTACAAGGCCGACAAGATCATCGACACGCTGATCAAGGGCGCCGCCGGGCTGGTTTCCACCGCATTCGTCGTGCCGCTGGCGCGAGGCATCCAGGTGGTGATGGACGGCGGCCAGATCACGCCCACCATCCTGCACATGTGCGAGAGCACGCTGTCGGCCCTGCCTCCCGTCGCGTTCGTCATCGTGGCGCTGATCTGCTACTTCCTCATTGCGTGCCTCATCCCGTCGTCGACCGGCCTGGCGGCTGCGACCATGGGCATCATGGCGGCGCTCTCGCAGTTCGCCGGCGTGGACGTGGCCATCATGGTGACCATCTACTGCATGGCGCTCGGCCTGGCAAAGATGATCTCGCCTACCTCGATCGTGGTGATGACCTGCACTTCGGCAGCCCACATGAGCTACGGCGACTGGGTGAAGAAAGCCGCGCCCATCGTGGGCTTCCTGTTCCTCGTGTGCTGCGTGTTCCTCACCGTGGCCGTGATGCTGTAA